DNA from Desulfatirhabdium butyrativorans DSM 18734:
GGTTGACTTCAATCCGTTTCTGGCAGGCGTCGCCACAATCGGGTTCATTTATGGCGCATTTTCGACGGAAGTTTTTCGCGGAAGTTTTCTGGCTGTTCCCAAAGGTCAGATGGAGGCAGCCCGTGCCGTCGGCATGAGCCGTGTGCAGGGATTCTTTCGTATCCTGCTGCCCCAGATGTGGCGCTTTGCGCTGCCGGGGCTTGGGAATGTCTGGATGGTCTTGATCAAGGCGACGGCCCTGGTTTCCGTCATTCAACTGCCGGAGCTGATGCGAAACGCCGATATCGCCGCCCGCTCCACAAAACTGCCGTTTACCTGCTATTTTGCAGCATCCCTTCTCTACCTGGGCATCACCATCGTATCGATTCTGATTCAAAAGAAGGCTGAAGCCTGGGCCAATCGCGGCATACGAAAGGCCTGAAGGCTCCCCGTTCTTTCAAACCTTGGGCTGAATTTTCGGCCTCCCATCCAGGAGAATGCCAATGTCAGACAAGCGTATACAGGTTCGCGCATCCGGGGCGATCATGGGCGCCTTCATCGGGGATGCACTGGGCCTCGGTCCTCACTGGTAT
Protein-coding regions in this window:
- a CDS encoding ABC transporter permease, which gives rise to MIDLRGYGWLLWQGAGQTVLVGLASMAIAMILGLLGAWGKLSRSKTGQTLTGLYTTIIRGIPELVIILLIYYGVPTLIQDIAEWLDAETVVDFNPFLAGVATIGFIYGAFSTEVFRGSFLAVPKGQMEAARAVGMSRVQGFFRILLPQMWRFALPGLGNVWMVLIKATALVSVIQLPELMRNADIAARSTKLPFTCYFAASLLYLGITIVSILIQKKAEAWANRGIRKA